The sequence TATAAACAAACGATGCCAGTAAACTGATAGTTGTTTGTGTCACTGCACCACTATCGATGACAAGGCGTGTAAAAGAACAAAGTTAGATCATACCAACCCGACATCTTTTGTTGCTTTAAACTATTTCAGAAGCTCTATAAACCAACCAAAtttgcaaaaaataaataaataaataaatatagccAATAATAACATTCAAAATTCAATGTTTTTTAAACCATACAacagtagaaaaaaaaaatacatatatcgcTGATGATTCGATAACACCAGAGCTTGTAATTCTACAAATCAAACTTTTGAAATACAAGTTAATTATTTGGTAGGGGATAAAGTGGATGAAGGGATGGCCACAACATCCTTTAGTTGAGAATACATGTAATTGATAAATTCCATTGATTCTTGTTGGGGTTCTTCCATTGATTCCTTTAGCTTGTTTAAGGCCATGCAGTATGCTTCCTGCAGCACCAAATATATAAGCtagatttaaattatatatataaatacaaaagagaaattaaattaattttacatCATGAAGTTCTTGATCTTACCATAAACTGGTCTAACTCTGATTCACGAGACATTTTAAGCTGGTTTTGATCATCAGATGCTATTGGCTCGACAACACAGTGAATATTGTCATCCAAGTCGCAGCAAAGCTGCAAAATACAACCTTGTATATATAAAGCTCGAACATTTTGCCGTTTTATCAAAATCTATATACAACGTTATTTAACATCTAGCAGAACTTAAATCTTTTAAATCGTGTAGAAATGAGAAATTTTCAGTTGGGAATCTCAAACACCAATTAAAAATCCAATCTTTGCAAGGTCCAAAAAGTTTTCTTGAAAATACAGCCTAAATTTATATTTACacatgtatacatatatatatatgttccaagatctctctctctatatatatatatatcttgaaataaaaaaaaaaaaaaaaaaagaaatcatCACCTTCAAGCATTCCAAATGAGACTCAACCAAAGACTCATACAAAGCATGGCAAGAAATTTCCCTCTTCAAAACACCAATATCACcaccatcatcatcttcttcttcttctttccccGCATTTTCTCGGGCATCTTCTTCCCGATCTTCACAGTCCCATTTCCTCTCcatgatgatatatatatatatatatcccaaACCCACAAAAGATTACCAATAAAAGAAACCCCAGAAGATTAAGAACAAACACTAATTGCATGCAGCAGCTACATTCATGAGCCAGCAcatatatagatagatagatagatagatacaGAATACACACAAGGCCAGCTGCTGCTTGTAATAATATTTTGGAAGAGAGCGATGGGGGGGTTGATTGACGTATGAGAGATGGATCAATTAAATCAGTCAGAAAACTGAAGAAGGGGTGTGTGGCCTTTTTGCCTCGGCATTTATACATCTCTTACAATGTTTGTTGAAAGGAACTTCTCGAGGGGGTTTTCTTGGAAATTGAGGAGCCAATCTGATTCTTACGTACAAGAAAATCCATGTTCAATCAGTTGCTTACACTATTCCATTTTGGTCCCATTCTATTTCTGCTTCATCACCATGTCTCACCTTTTCTTGCCAAATTAATGCCCCCCAATAGTTTTTATACTGTTTTTAGGGTTTCTTTTCGGGTTCCCTTTTTTCACTAGAATATTTCTatgcataaataataataataataataataataataataatgattgcaaaattattattattttttaaaataagattttttttttaatttttatggttGCATGCATGTATCTAGTCTAGCTTAAAATATATAGTTTTAATGTAAATTAAATGAGTAGATTTCGTGAGAAGAACGTGAGATGAGTTAAGAATGCCTATATTTATAAGAAAAAACTGCAaattttggtcatgtatgtttgtcattttgcgattttggtcttctatgtagttttagtcctgcatgcatgcatgttctgatttttggcaatttcggtcttttttactcgaaaatgcttacgtgacactgtacacgtcagctccacgtTAGCATTGAAtttgtgccacgtcagcgccacatcaaaaaatgactaaaattgccaaaaaataaagatagcggactagaactaaaatctgaaaatatatagGACTGAAATCGTAAAGTAAAAAATAtataggaccaaaaaagcaattttttcatatttataattaaaagtaCTAATTTTGatatacaaaataatatttttaatgaatgattaaaataaaagatTAGTCTCACAAAAAATGATATAATGTAGGACTTTCTCAAAAGAGTTTTTGTTACTTAgttatatacatataatattgttgtaACTATTTACTCTGGCCAATAATATTAAGGAAAATTACTTTTTTTAGTCATGTatatttgtcattttgcgattttgctcttttatattttcagatttcagttttagtctgctatctttatttttttggtaattttaatattttttattcaaaaatactTACGTGACATTATACACGTTTCTCAAAAGAATTTTTCTTACGcagttatatataatatacatataatattgttgtaAATATTTACTCTGgccaataatatttatatatattgttcaTTTTTACTAGGGGTGgcaaattttacaaaaatccCGACCCGTCCCGATTTCCAATCCGTTTCCGTCCCGAATTTTTCCCGTCCCGAACTTTTTCCGACCCGAGTGTTCGAGATTTTTTCCGATCCGATCAATGTCgggatcgggatcgggatagGCAACCCTTCCCGATGGAATTCCCGACCCGAtccgaatataaaaataattttttttaataatattttttaattaaaaaaataaatttttttaattttatgttttaatattaatgttttataattatataccatataatttttttatatttatcttttttaatattaacattgagttataattttttattttgtttttttttattattatgaataattatatgtttttttattaattaagtagttgttttagtttatttgtaatgtactaaaaaaatgttttagttttttaatggttatatataaagaaattttaatttatttgtaatgtattaagaaattatttgatttgtttcataaatttttttcaaaaaaatattttcttagaattttttttttaaaaaaatattattcgggattaccctctccGACTCAacgggatcccgaatgttcgggatcccgaatatTCGGGTCCCGACACATCTCGGGTCCgagatcgggagaaaaaaaatatccCAATTCCTATCGGAACGAAAATCGGGTAAGggggttacgggacgggtcccgacccaATTTCACCCCTAATTTTTGTGCAAAAATATATATCTCAGTCCTATTTGAATTGTCGACCTTATTGGGGACTTAAATTAATTGTTGGCATTCTAAAAGACAAAAAAGATTGTGGCTGTGTTGGCTACATGATCGATTCACCTAGCTACTATAATTGCTTcgctataaaataaaataaaaaaaaaaacatttttaacacAGCCACAAATCCATGATTATGGTCATTTGCTATATCTTGCAGCTTATCATGTAGAAATCCATGATTTTCAAAAGACATAAACAAATTAAAAGAACAAATTTAATGAAAAACTAAGAACATGATAGCTATTATAagtatttgtatttttcatgtcGTATCTTgactttttaaaaattatgaaattaccCTTCTGCATATACTttctttaaattataaaaaaatatggcaatttcttaaaatattaaatttttattttttttaaataaaattttagtgGTAATTTAAAAATGTTTTATATTTAGATATTTTTTAGATAATAaagatttcataatttttttttgaaaccaaTATTTCATAATTTAAGGAAAGTACATGCAAGAGTAAATTTGTCTATCAAATGATTAATTATATGAGGTAGAGTCAAGAGTGTTATTAACACTTTTTAGAGTGTAAATAACActcaccatatatatatatatatacactcaTCCTTATATCACTCATGAGCTTTCTTCAGAGCTTCATCAAATGGAAACACACATGATATGCTAAATATAAGAAGGAATGCCCACTTCTTATGAGCACACAATTTCTCcagtaacatatatatatataactgagCTTGCTACAAAGCTTCTGAAAAGTATcatgcaaatatatatatactcccTAAGAGTTTAGAACCACAGCAGATCATATAGAATATACTGTACCGACCTCTAAAAGAGCAGCATTTGGTATATTCAACTCGACCGGAGGCTCTCGGCTATTCTTATCGAGAAACACATAAACCATGATCAAGAATTTCTTGACAAAATTCGAGCCTTTGCTTGCTATCAGATGTGATTGTCCCAAGAAATAAGCAGTGCCACCCTCCCTAGCTTCTATGATGTCTTCAAGTTCCCGTCTCACAGATGCTTGCATCTCGGGGCTCTTTGGAGGCATCGTGAACCGAACTCTCTTTTTATGGGACGGAGGACCACCACTTCCAGAAGGAACATCCAACAGATTCCTCTGAGATTCACTTGAAATTAGATCACGCGAATTGAAATTCGAGACGTTCTCGTTGTCTTTAACGGGGATCAGTCCAATCCCACCCCCCATTGAACTTCCAATATCCATCATCTTTTCTTCAGATGAAGCCAAAGCTTCACAATCATAATTCTCCCTCGTGATAAATTCACCGATGGAGCGGATTATCTGGTTCTCAAAATCATCTGTATCTCGAACATTATCGCAGTATCCGTACCGGACAATGCAACGGTAGATCTTGTATTCTCTGGGACCGACCCTGCCTATAAGGTACCGCCTGTTTTCAGGAATGTGGGGTACCGGTGAACTCCTGAAAGAGACGAAAATCAGCACCTGGTGATAGGCAGGGAGGTTTGTGATGAAGTGGGAAAAAAAAGCAGGGATTCCCAGTTCAATGTCGGAGTATATGAAGCCGATGCCGGGTACCCGGGAAACTCCAAGACCAGGGCTATAATCTGTTAGCCACTCAATAGACACCTTGTTTTCTACGTCAAACTCATATTTCTTTATGGTGCCATAGTGCCAAGAAACCATGATGGTCATAAAAAGAATAAATAAGATGATCAAACACCAAGCACCCCGGAAAATGCCCATAAAACTCGCCACCATGTACATGGCCTCAATAGAACCGAAGAAAAGCAAAAAACATGCTGATATGGACAGGTTCTTCTCCCAGTACAATGCAATTACAAGAGACATTAAACAAGTAGTTACTAGCATCGCGGTAGTTACAGCCAAACCTGCGATAAACAAAATGACGCTCCTATCAACTTGACCGATGACACCTTAATGATAGCCGGAGATATAGTTGAGAATTTTTTATTTCGGTTAAGGTAGCACGGATCAATGTATCAAAAGTTGTGGTTCGCAGATACATTTCGTAAAATCAAGTGTTAGGCATGGACCAAGTATTTATTTTGTGCAAGTGAAAAAGGTTTTAAACCAGCAATCTCTTCAACGTTACTTACAAAAATGGGATCTTTATAAAAGCGTACCTGTTGCTTTTCCAAGCTGTGAGATATCGTGCAAACCAATGGTGATTGCTAAGCTCAAAACCATAAAAATCCAGTTCATATCTGGAACATAAACCTGGCCATGTATTTTTTCTGATGTATGAACGACTTTAACTCTGGGAAAACAGTCAAGTGCCTGGCACTGGTTTATGATGGAGAACCCTGCTGTAATGGTTGCTTGGCTTCCTATTGCCGAAGCAAATATCGACAGTACTGCAAATGCATGCTGGAGAATCCCTGAAGATGAAAGTACTAAAAAATAAGACATGGTTTCACAGTCAAGGCAACCATGAtaataatcataaaaaatacGAAGACAGACAAATCTTACTGTTAGGTATAGATTCACTGAGATGAAAAACGTCATCCGCTCCGAAATGGTTGGAGATATATGCAGCCTGTCCAGCATAAGTTAGCAAAAGAGCTGGATACACAATACAGACGAATGTCACCTGCATCAAAGAAAAAAGTCTTACTTCAACTGTTTACTGTTGCATgtatttaattttctttaaGCTTATTAAATTGTTCAATTATTTCCATCAAGGGTTTTCATGTcatcattttcatttttttgtatGCTTAATCCTATACATCTGACATCCTACCAATATAAACTCATGTTTCCAGTTGGAACTTTTCTTTCCATGTATATTTTACTGCTGATTGCTATTTGTCAAAAGTACAATTTTGTTTTCGTTTTTAAGTCAATTGGTTGAAGTTTGAATAGAATGAACAAAGAACgattgttgatttttttttttaaaaataaaaatccaagGAGTTTGATTTTGGTTGACAGTAGTCTACATTTGACTTGAACTACAGAGGAAATTGCTTCGTATCActattctaaaaatatttgataatGTGACCATCTCACAGTCTATATAATCATTATTCTACCCTTAAAGAAGAATAAATACATATATCTTGCCGTCCTTACCTTAATAGATCTCTTGGAAAAATGGCCTAAATCTGCAAACATTGCCTCTGATCCTGGAAAATTTATATTAGGAGCACgtcaaaacataaaaatatagcAAGTGATATCTATTCAACTAACTCATGCAACGGCagtaaaaaaaaaggaaaacggGAGAatgaaaaaatgacaaaaaaaggATTGATTCTAGAAAGACTAGTTTTAAGTACACCAAAGCAGGTGAACAACCTGCAATGCATAAGACTATGCTGCTTAGTAGTTTCCAGTGCTTGATGTTAATTTTCTTGATGAACCTGAGCATGTATACAGGCGAAATTGCATAAAGAATTTGACTGTCGCACTGAATAATATTGTATAGACCAAAGCAACTGATGAACAAAAGCCAGGTGATGACAATTGGGGCAAATATGCGTCCAATTTTGTCGGTCCCATGGTGCTGCAAAGTAAAAAGGCAGACCAATATGGCACATGCTGCAGGCATCGGAACATCTGAAAATACAAATTAAAATCAGAAAGTTGAGCACGGAGTTATAAAGAAGGATTTAGTATTTAAAACATCACTGTTAGATATTGTGAAATCATGAATATGAATAGGTTCTCAAGGCAAATTTTGCTAATCTAAGAAGTGATCAGTATGTATAATTCATGGTACACAATACAAAACAGATGAAACTGTCATCTACTTTTCCAGGGACTCAACATTCAATTTTGCTCCATAGTCAAACCAATTCGACTAGTTATCCCtgattaatttttttgatatgCAAAATGATGGGAAATAACGAACTTGTGCCAACTTGAATTCTACTATTTCTTTGAGTTTTCTGTTTCTTCACTTTAAACTAGACTTAGTTGATTATGAAATCAAAACCCATTGAAAATCAATGTTGTTCAGAAAGACAGCTAGTATTATGAGAGAACTAGCAACGACACATCAAGTAAATAAAGGAAAGAGCAAAATAGAAGTAACTACATTATTCACAGTGGAACTCACATTTCTTCAAGGCCTTTGTCAGGTGCTCTTTTGTTTCATCTGAAGATGCAACTGAAAGAAAATGACAATAAACCTGTCAGATGTAAACAGCAAAGCTTttaaataaacaattcaaaatcaaagtCAAATAGGATGGAAACTCTTACATTTAGCTGAAATTTTTGCGAGTGACCGTCCAAGACCTGATGTGGCTGACAGTACTGGATTTAGAAACAATTGAAATAAGTCTTCCCAGTATTTTGGTGGGAATCCATGATATGGACAAAACAAATTCcagacaagaaaaaaaaaaaagagaaagaaaaaagAAGTCCAATGATGAACAAAAGAAATTATGGCAATGACAAACCAGAAATTGCTGGGGTAAGAACTGCATCACTAATAATCATGCAAGCCCCGAGCAAAGCCACAAATAACAGTAAATAATGGGTGCTTTTATGTTTTTCTATAGCTCTTCTAGCTTTAGAGTCCAGTTTGATCAGAGACGGAGTTTCTTCTTCATTATCACCAATCCTGCCTGATGTTGGTATTAGACCCACCTTGGCATGTCTACAGAGTAGGGAATATAATGAAAATGGACCACCTGCAATTACCCGTGAAATTTGAGTTAAAGATGCAAAAAAAATCTGTTGAATTGTGTGAGGCCGGTGGTGTAACATGCAAAAGGCAGAACCCCTTATGTTTGACAAGAAAAGTATGCATACAACTTATTTGTTGTACAAATCGATTATTAGCAAAGTAGAAGGGTCCTTTTTTCGACGAAGACAAGGGGATCACAGGTTATTTTACATTATACTAGTGTATTTTCCTCTGATATACCCCCAAGGGTTGATATAATTCACCATAGATAATACCAAACTCAAAGGCTATCGAAATTGCTACCTTCTCCATCATCATCAGCTCTGAGTACAATAAAAGCATATTTCACCAAGGGAATGATGGTTAAAGTCCAGAAAATAAATGAGAATAGTTCATGTATCTCATTTTTGGATTGAATGTCCTTTGACTTTATTGATCCAAATACATATAAGGGAGCAGTACTCAAGCGACCATATACGACTCCAAGGCTTTGAAATGCCAAAAGTATTGTATGTTTCCATGTCTCTTTCTGCACATGTCAATAGCAGACAAGTTTGATATTAGTTAAAGTTCTAAAACATAGTAGCAATTTCATCATGTAcatcatttaattaaaaaaaaaactataaacATAAGCCGGATTCTCATAACCATTTATTGAAAGTGCGTTCAAACAATTCATAAGGGGTGGTGGTAATATCAAAACTCAACCATCGAGGGCCTACTGACAGATGAGACATATACAGTATTAGAATTCCTAGTTTCCTTATGCTCAACACACATGCACATTATGCTTACCATGGGAACTTTCGAAGAACTCATGCTTCACAAAAGATGGATAATTTATCCTTATCCTTCTCAAGGGGTTGTGGCAGGGCGAGGATTGGACTACAGCTATCCCATATCAATTAAGTGGCAGGTTTGAAACCATTTATAAGGTTGACCCAATACCAACTTGTGTTGATAATGTTCATGAAATGAGGATGGATTCAAAGTAATCGCCAGTGTAGCCCCTTTTTCACAGTCCTGTTTGGAGCCTTTAGCCTTTACAACTAAAGCTAATCTAAGTTGCTAAGCCGCGCCTACATGAAACACTAAGTTTGACATTTCACAATTTAAACTCACCTCAATAATTCAAATTTTTAGTGCCAACCCCTAATAATAATTGCTTTTTTTGGAAAAACAATCCGGTTGACCATGTATCGCAAGTAGTATCGAAGCTTTTAACAACAAAAGAACCAGTGGAGAGGATAAGGCCGCGGCTTAGGCTACGAACTAGGGGAAGCTCCAATTATCccaatttcaattaattttttaaactcTTTTTCCAAGAATTAAATTATTCACATGTAACCTAGTATTTAATCCAGTAGAACACGCATTTAATCACAGAAAATACCGTTTTTTTACTTCAATCAGACTCAAAATCGATGACAAAAAGGAAATGGGCATCAAGAAAACAGATTATCACCTCCCAGAACTGAACCAAATTAAACTTAAACATGAAAGCAATTTCAACTTACTGCCTCAGTTTTCTTCATGTATAACAGCAAATCAATCACACAGTTGGCCAAGATTTTTTACACCGCATTCTAGATATATTCGAACCAAAGGTTGAATTTTTATTACAAAAGGAAAATTCAAACAAGACAAGTAAATACCAGAAAAGGCATA comes from Henckelia pumila isolate YLH828 chromosome 4, ASM3356847v2, whole genome shotgun sequence and encodes:
- the LOC140867679 gene encoding homeobox protein knotted-1-like 1, producing the protein MERKWDCEDREEDARENAGKEEEEDDDGGDIGVLKREISCHALYESLVESHLECLKLCCDLDDNIHCVVEPIASDDQNQLKMSRESELDQFMEAYCMALNKLKESMEEPQQESMEFINYMYSQLKDVVAIPSSTLSPTK
- the LOC140863560 gene encoding potassium transporter 25-like isoform X1; the protein is MDGVVMSPMQVSRGFKKETWKHTILLAFQSLGVVYGRLSTAPLYVFGSIKSKDIQSKNEIHELFSFIFWTLTIIPLVKYAFIVLRADDDGEGGPFSLYSLLCRHAKVGLIPTSGRIGDNEEETPSLIKLDSKARRAIEKHKSTHYLLLFVALLGACMIISDAVLTPAISVLSATSGLGRSLAKISAKFASSDETKEHLTKALKKYVPMPAACAILVCLFTLQHHGTDKIGRIFAPIVITWLLFISCFGLYNIIQCDSQILYAISPVYMLRFIKKINIKHWKLLSSIVLCIAGSEAMFADLGHFSKRSIKVTFVCIVYPALLLTYAGQAAYISNHFGADDVFHLSESIPNRILQHAFAVLSIFASAIGSQATITAGFSIINQCQALDCFPRVKVVHTSEKIHGQVYVPDMNWIFMVLSLAITIGLHDISQLGKATGLAVTTAMLVTTCLMSLVIALYWEKNLSISACFLLFFGSIEAMYMVASFMGIFRGAWCLIILFILFMTIMVSWHYGTIKKYEFDVENKVSIEWLTDYSPGLGVSRVPGIGFIYSDIELGIPAFFSHFITNLPAYHQVLIFVSFRSSPVPHIPENRRYLIGRVGPREYKIYRCIVRYGYCDNVRDTDDFENQIIRSIGEFITRENYDCEALASSEEKMMDIGSSMGGGIGLIPVKDNENVSNFNSRDLISSESQRNLLDVPSGSGGPPSHKKRVRFTMPPKSPEMQASVRRELEDIIEAREGGTAYFLGQSHLIASKGSNFVKKFLIMVYVFLDKNSREPPVELNIPNAALLEVGTVYSI
- the LOC140863560 gene encoding potassium transporter 25-like isoform X3 — protein: MKKTEAKETWKHTILLAFQSLGVVYGRLSTAPLYVFGSIKSKDIQSKNEIHELFSFIFWTLTIIPLVKYAFIVLRADDDGEGGPFSLYSLLCRHAKVGLIPTSGRIGDNEEETPSLIKLDSKARRAIEKHKSTHYLLLFVALLGACMIISDAVLTPAISVLSATSGLGRSLAKISAKFASSDETKEHLTKALKKYVPMPAACAILVCLFTLQHHGTDKIGRIFAPIVITWLLFISCFGLYNIIQCDSQILYAISPVYMLRFIKKINIKHWKLLSSIVLCIAGSEAMFADLGHFSKRSIKVTFVCIVYPALLLTYAGQAAYISNHFGADDVFHLSESIPNRILQHAFAVLSIFASAIGSQATITAGFSIINQCQALDCFPRVKVVHTSEKIHGQVYVPDMNWIFMVLSLAITIGLHDISQLGKATGLAVTTAMLVTTCLMSLVIALYWEKNLSISACFLLFFGSIEAMYMVASFMGIFRGAWCLIILFILFMTIMVSWHYGTIKKYEFDVENKVSIEWLTDYSPGLGVSRVPGIGFIYSDIELGIPAFFSHFITNLPAYHQVLIFVSFRSSPVPHIPENRRYLIGRVGPREYKIYRCIVRYGYCDNVRDTDDFENQIIRSIGEFITRENYDCEALASSEEKMMDIGSSMGGGIGLIPVKDNENVSNFNSRDLISSESQRNLLDVPSGSGGPPSHKKRVRFTMPPKSPEMQASVRRELEDIIEAREGGTAYFLGQSHLIASKGSNFVKKFLIMVYVFLDKNSREPPVELNIPNAALLEVGTVYSI
- the LOC140863560 gene encoding potassium transporter 25-like isoform X2, translating into MSSSKVPMKETWKHTILLAFQSLGVVYGRLSTAPLYVFGSIKSKDIQSKNEIHELFSFIFWTLTIIPLVKYAFIVLRADDDGEGGPFSLYSLLCRHAKVGLIPTSGRIGDNEEETPSLIKLDSKARRAIEKHKSTHYLLLFVALLGACMIISDAVLTPAISVLSATSGLGRSLAKISAKFASSDETKEHLTKALKKYVPMPAACAILVCLFTLQHHGTDKIGRIFAPIVITWLLFISCFGLYNIIQCDSQILYAISPVYMLRFIKKINIKHWKLLSSIVLCIAGSEAMFADLGHFSKRSIKVTFVCIVYPALLLTYAGQAAYISNHFGADDVFHLSESIPNRILQHAFAVLSIFASAIGSQATITAGFSIINQCQALDCFPRVKVVHTSEKIHGQVYVPDMNWIFMVLSLAITIGLHDISQLGKATGLAVTTAMLVTTCLMSLVIALYWEKNLSISACFLLFFGSIEAMYMVASFMGIFRGAWCLIILFILFMTIMVSWHYGTIKKYEFDVENKVSIEWLTDYSPGLGVSRVPGIGFIYSDIELGIPAFFSHFITNLPAYHQVLIFVSFRSSPVPHIPENRRYLIGRVGPREYKIYRCIVRYGYCDNVRDTDDFENQIIRSIGEFITRENYDCEALASSEEKMMDIGSSMGGGIGLIPVKDNENVSNFNSRDLISSESQRNLLDVPSGSGGPPSHKKRVRFTMPPKSPEMQASVRRELEDIIEAREGGTAYFLGQSHLIASKGSNFVKKFLIMVYVFLDKNSREPPVELNIPNAALLEVGTVYSI